TACGAAGACGCTGGGGCACCTGCTCCGGCACGACTCCGTCCACCGCGCCTACCCCGGCACCGTCGAGGTGCGCGAGAACGCGCTCGTCGTCGACGGCGACGAGCTGAAGGTGTTCGCCGAAAAGGATCCCGCCGCGCTCCCCTGGCGCGACCTGGGCGTCGACGTGGTGATCGAGTCCACCGGCCGCTTCACCAAGCGCGAGGACGCGGCAAAGCACCTCGACGCGGGCGCGAAGAAGGTC
This sequence is a window from Longimicrobium sp.. Protein-coding genes within it:
- a CDS encoding glyceraldehyde 3-phosphate dehydrogenase NAD-binding domain-containing protein produces the protein MAIRVGINGFGRIGRNVLRAAKQMGATDIDFVAVNDITDTKTLGHLLRHDSVHRAYPGTVEVRENALVVDGDELKVFAEKDPAALPWRDLGVDVVIESTGRFTKREDAAKHLDAGAKKV